The proteins below are encoded in one region of Mycobacterium pseudokansasii:
- a CDS encoding carboxymuconolactone decarboxylase family protein: protein MRLPPLPADQWDDAARQSLSGILPPERCNPRHAGNALSTFARHPALAKAFLRFNIHLLFDSTLPPRVRELAILRIAHRRGCAYEWAHHVALARKAGIGEDEVAAVRRGDAVDAFERAVLTGVDELDEKSELSEETWAALGERLDDRQRMDYVFTVGCYALLAMAFNTFGVELEQASKQDSKQER from the coding sequence ATGCGTCTGCCGCCGCTGCCGGCCGACCAGTGGGACGACGCTGCCCGGCAGTCGCTCTCGGGCATATTGCCCCCGGAACGCTGCAATCCGCGCCACGCCGGCAACGCGTTGTCGACGTTCGCCCGTCACCCGGCGCTGGCCAAGGCGTTCCTGCGGTTCAACATCCACCTCTTGTTCGACTCCACATTGCCGCCCCGGGTCCGCGAACTGGCCATCCTGCGGATCGCGCATCGGCGCGGCTGCGCCTACGAGTGGGCCCATCACGTGGCACTGGCCCGAAAGGCCGGAATCGGCGAGGACGAGGTGGCCGCGGTCCGCCGGGGTGACGCCGTCGACGCCTTCGAACGCGCAGTGCTCACCGGGGTCGACGAACTCGACGAGAAGTCGGAGTTGTCCGAGGAGACCTGGGCCGCGCTCGGCGAACGCCTCGACGACCGCCAGCGAATGGACTACGTGTTCACTGTCGGCTGCTACGCGCTACTGGCCATGGCTTTCAATACTTTTGGCGTCGAGCTCGAACAAGCCTCGAAACAAGACTCGAAACAGGAGAGGTAG
- a CDS encoding aromatic ring-hydroxylating oxygenase subunit alpha codes for MPHFTKPAAGSWTQNYPELGTAPVDYTDSIDPQYFADEQQAIFRRTWLNVGRVERLPRTGSYFTKELPSAGAGMSVIVVKGKDGVIRAFHNICRHRGNKLVWNDFPHEETAGTCRQFTCKYHAWRYSLDGELTFIQQEDEFFDVDKSQYGLKPVRCEVWEGFVFVNLDPDATPLAEYLGPMAKGLEGYPFHEMTEVYSYKAEVGSNWKLFIDAFAEFYHAPVLHQGQYTKDEAAKMMKYGFEALHYELTGPHAMISVWGGQSPPADLSMVKPMDRVLRSGLFGPWDRPDVINELGELPPGINPCKAKQWGIDSFLFFPNFMLLIWAPGWYLTYHYWPTTVDKHIFETSLYFVPPRNARERLAQELAAVTFKEYALQDANTLEATQTMIGTKVVTNFPLCDQEILLRHLHKMTGDYVKEYRNNGHATQAAR; via the coding sequence TTGCCCCACTTCACCAAACCAGCCGCGGGAAGCTGGACGCAAAACTACCCCGAATTGGGCACCGCGCCCGTCGATTACACCGATTCGATCGACCCGCAGTACTTCGCCGACGAACAGCAGGCAATCTTCCGGCGCACTTGGCTCAACGTCGGCCGCGTCGAACGCCTGCCCCGCACCGGCAGTTACTTCACCAAGGAGCTGCCGTCGGCCGGTGCCGGCATGTCGGTGATCGTCGTCAAGGGCAAGGACGGCGTGATCCGGGCTTTCCACAATATCTGCCGCCACCGCGGAAACAAGCTGGTATGGAACGACTTTCCGCACGAAGAGACCGCGGGCACCTGCCGGCAGTTCACCTGCAAGTATCACGCGTGGCGTTACAGCCTCGACGGCGAGCTGACCTTCATCCAGCAGGAGGACGAGTTCTTCGACGTCGACAAGAGCCAGTACGGCCTCAAGCCGGTGCGCTGCGAGGTGTGGGAGGGCTTCGTCTTCGTCAACCTCGATCCGGACGCGACGCCGCTTGCCGAATATCTGGGTCCGATGGCCAAGGGCCTGGAGGGATACCCCTTCCACGAGATGACCGAGGTCTATTCGTACAAGGCCGAAGTCGGCAGCAATTGGAAGCTGTTCATCGACGCGTTCGCGGAGTTCTATCACGCGCCGGTACTGCACCAGGGGCAGTACACCAAGGATGAAGCCGCCAAGATGATGAAGTACGGCTTCGAGGCGCTGCACTACGAGCTGACGGGCCCGCACGCGATGATCTCGGTCTGGGGCGGTCAGTCACCACCCGCCGACCTGAGCATGGTCAAGCCGATGGACCGGGTGCTGCGCAGCGGGCTGTTCGGCCCCTGGGACCGACCCGACGTGATCAACGAGCTCGGCGAGCTACCGCCGGGCATCAACCCGTGCAAGGCCAAGCAGTGGGGCATCGACTCTTTCCTGTTCTTCCCGAACTTCATGCTGTTGATCTGGGCGCCGGGCTGGTATCTCACCTACCACTACTGGCCAACCACCGTGGACAAGCACATCTTCGAGACCAGCCTGTACTTTGTGCCACCGCGAAACGCGCGGGAACGGCTGGCGCAGGAGCTGGCCGCGGTGACCTTCAAGGAATACGCGTTGCAGGACGCCAACACCCTGGAAGCCACCCAGACCATGATCGGCACCAAGGTGGTCACCAATTTTCCGCTGTGCGATCAGGAAATCCTGCTCCGACATCTGCACAAGATGACCGGAGACTACGTCAAGGAGTACCGCAACAATGGCCACGCCACGCAAGCTGCCCGCTGA